In Zingiber officinale cultivar Zhangliang chromosome 1A, Zo_v1.1, whole genome shotgun sequence, a genomic segment contains:
- the LOC122002089 gene encoding uncharacterized protein LOC122002089 gives MFNVGIPVLPARPRYFHPLFALPVSSMATTCFSPLSRASPLSVIVLLLLLCSFTTSSDVLYSEHCSSVVSESAVSDDALDPSASAHFQLSSGVVFGADALLGGNSSVLPAYFFFRLRSLLPTQTLGVVQIAATLILRSGGSSVPVRGRHVLGSSDVHFHQVRPRLPRTFFQRGMVSLDLTGVWSEASGKLCMVGNGRGRSLEGNNLQVSALLKLDYPKVVNITSSLIKGSLQSLDASGSLNHFDQVSVLAYAPEKYEYTQISHAKNSCNRVNDESLGLQSHSLCYYLRSLSRVRFELDYEKNCSTSSCGPFAPGSRFTPHTMSFHQTQCSDDGLVHAYVGFSNYDGFSLGTSLIPGKVLVSEGFWDPVKHQLCLVACRIQNSGHLLEDSTVDACTIRICLWFPAVWSIENRSISVGQIWSNNNEKISGYFDPVSFWSIDNYMGSLPGLNYNYTRLELARKSCVSDSSKSARKKKYPDGKSFRDFRFDASARNSQGNSTWCYFNPVSIGQTIYGNMFVQNEESLPVSVNVESYSLQNISYEIQLMLSNSSFSMNKAEKISAEGIYNAHTGLLCLVGCRVVAPLAAKQQMKRHETMDCEIIINIQLAPLNRREGDKIHGTIRSTRDNKDPLFIEPLDITSSTIYIEQATQSIWRMDVELIMVMVSLTSSCIFVGLQLFHVKKKPEVLPSISIIMLVILTLGYMIPLVLNFQALFRPSSNQNVFLWSGGWLEVNEVIVRVVTMIAFLLQFRFLQLSWTARSSNEGTSGLWLAEKNTIKTCLPLYLVGGLIAWLVHTIYSQSRVRRRPLYANQLQDSLWGSLISYASLILDGFLLPQVIFNVFSGSKEKALAPSFYVGNTVVRGLPHAYDAYRSRYYVPPLNSSYIYASPYEGFYSMAWDIIVPCGGILLALLVFLQQRYGGCFISPSKNIEPRTYELVPVVVS, from the coding sequence ATGTTCAACGTCGGTATCCCCGTCCTGCCGGCTCGCCCTCGATATTTTCACCCTCTGTTCGCGCTTCCAGTTTCATCGATGGCGACGActtgcttctcccctctctcCAGGGCTTCTCCCCTTTCCGTGATcgtcctccttctcctcctctgctCCTTCACTACCTCTTCGGATGTTCTCTATTCCGAACATTGCTCATCCGTTGTCTCGGAATCCGCCGTCTCCGACGACGCTTTGGATCCCTCCGCCTCCGCGCACTTCCAGCTCTCCTCGGGCGTAGTTTTCGGCGCAGACGCCCTCCTCGGTGGGAATTCCTCTGTGCTCCCTGCGTACTTCTTCTTCCGCCTCCGGTCCCTCCTTCCCACCCAGACCCTCGGCGTCGTCCAGATCGCTGCCACTCTCATTCTCCGCTCGGGAGGCAGCTCAGTCCCCGTCCGTGGAAGGCATGTTCTCGGAAGCTCTGATGTCCACTTCCACCAGGTCCGACCTCGGCTCCCGCGGACCTTCTTCCAGCGCGGGATGGTAAGCCTCGATCTCACCGGCGTTTGGTCCGAGGCCTCCGGTAAGCTTTGTATGGTAGGGAATGGTCGCGGAAGGTCGTTAGAAGGTAACAATCTTCAAGTTTCTGCTCTCTTGAAGCTCGATTATCCCAAAGTTGTGAACATTACTTCGAGCTTGATCAAGGGCAGTTTGCAGAGTCTAGATGCTTCTGGTAGTTTGAATCATTTCGATCAAGTTTCGGTTTTGGCATATGCTCCTGAGAAATATGAGTACACACAGATCTCTCACGCAAAGAATTCTTGCAATCGAGTGAACGATGAGTCTCTAGGGCTTCAATCTCACTCTTTATGCTACTATCTGAGGAGCCTGTCGAGGGTGCGGTTTGAGTTGGATTATGAAAAGAATTGTTCCACAAGCTCGTGCGGTCCTTTTGCTCCGGGTTCAAGATTTACTCCACACACCATGTCTTTCCATCAAACGCAATGCTCTGATGATGGATTGGTACATGCCTATGTTGGTTTCTCAAATTACGATGGCTTCTCTTTGGGTACTAGCTTGATCCCAGGGAAGGTGCTAGTTAGTGAGGGGTTTTGGGATCCTGTAAAACACCAGCTTTGCCTTGTTGCTTGCCGTATACAGAACTCTGGACATTTGTTGGAGGACTCTACTGTTGATGCTTGCACAATTAGGATTTGCTTGTGGTTCCCTGCTGTATGGTCAATTGAGAATCGCAGTATTTCTGTCGGGCAGATATGGAGCAACAACAATGAGAAAATTTCAGGATATTTTGACCCAGTTTCATTCTGGAGCATTGACAATTATATGGGTTCTCTCCCTGGTTTGAATTACAATTACACTAGATTGGAACTTGCAAGGAAGTCTTGTGTAAGTGACAGCTCCAAAAGTGCTCGTAAAAAGAAGTATCCTGATGGAAAATCTTTTCGTGATTTTAGATTTGATGCATCTGCTAGAAATTCTCAGGGAAACTCAACCTGGTGCTACTTTAACCCAGTTTCAATAGGACAGACAATCTATGGTAACATGTTTGTGCAAAACGAAGAATCGTTACCTGTCTCAGTTAATGTTGAAAGTTATAGTCTCCAAAACATAAGCTATGAGATACAGTTAATGTTATCAAATTCATCTTTCAGTATGAATAAAGCAGAAAAAATCTCAGCAGAAGGAATATACAATGCTCACACTGGATTGCTTTGCTTGGTTGGTTGTCGTGTTGTTGCTCCCTTAGCTGCTAAGCAGCAAATGAAAAGACATGAAACAATGGACTGTGAAATTATTATTAACATCCAACTTGCTCCTTTGAATCGCAGAGAAGGGGATAAGATCCATGGCACAATTAGGAGCACACGAGACAATAAGGACCCACTCTTCATTGAACCACTTGACATTACTTCTTCAACTATCTACATAGAGCAGGCCACTCAGTCGATATGGAGGATGGATGTAGAACTTATCATGGTTATGGTTTCTCTCACATCATCATGTATTTTTGTTGGGCTGCAGCTGTTTCATGTGAAGAAGAAACCAGAAGTGCTTCCATCTATATCGATTATTATGCTTGTCATTCTCACTTTGGGGTATATGATTCCTTTGGTGCTGAACTTTCAGGCTTTGTTTAGACCAAGTTCCAATCAGAATGTTTTCTTATGGAGTGGTGGATGGCTTGAGGTAAATGAGGTGATAGTAAGGGTAGTAACGATGATTGCTTTCTTATTGCAGTTTCGGTTTCTCCAACTTTCATGGACAGCAAGATCAAGCAATGAGGGAACAAGTGGCCTATGGCTAGCAGAGAAGAATACTATCAAAACGTGCTTGCCTTTGTATTTGGTTGGAGGATTAATTGCCTGGTTGGTCCACACCATCTATAGCCAATCTCGTGTCAGGAGAAGACCTCTTTATGCTAACCAGCTCCAAGATTCTCTTTGGGGTAGTTTAATATCCTATGCTAGCTTGATACTTGATGGCTTTTTGCTTCCTCAAGTTATTTTCAACGTATTCTCCGGCTCCAAAGAAAAGGCTCTTGCCCCTTCCTTCTATGTTGGAAACACTGTTGTCCGAGGACTGCCTCATGCTTACGATGCGTATAGGAGTCGCTATTATGTTCCTCCTTTGAACTCATCCTACATATATGCAAGCCCATATGAAGGTTTTTATTCAATGGCATGGGATATCATTGTTCCCTGCGGAGGAATCCTTCTAGCATTGCTAGTATTCCTTCAACAGAGATATGGGGGTTGTTTCATCTCTCCTTCTAAAAATATAGAGCCAAGAACGTACGAGTTAGTTCCTGTAGTGGTCTCTTAG
- the LOC122029267 gene encoding 60S ribosomal protein L37a-1 — MTKRTKKAGIVGKYGTRYGASLRKQIKKMEVSQHAKYFCEFCGKFAVKRKAVGIWGCKDCGKVKAGGAYTLNTASAVTVRSTIRRLREQTES; from the exons ATG ACTAAGCGCACGAAGAAGGCTGGCATTGTCGGAAAATACG GTACCAGATATGGTGCTAGTTTGCGCAAGCAAATTAAGAAAATGGAAGTTTCACAGCATGCTAAGTATTTCTGTGAGTTCTGTGGAAAG TTTGCTGTGAAAAGAAAAGCAGTTGGAATTTGGGGATGCAAAGACTGTGGAAAGGTTAAGGCTGGTGGTGCTTATACCTTGAA CACTGCGAGTGCTGTCACTGTGAGGAGCACAATTCGTCGTTTGAGGGAGCAAACTGAATCGTAG
- the LOC122029290 gene encoding tyrosyl-DNA phosphodiesterase 1-like yields the protein MADSRVKTGILVPLTRNLVADSTISNIAIFEGDNVIGRSNLLEPDKRVSRKHITLQVSADSSTKIVVEGPNPIILRSEGQRKKVSFQETASLIDGDIIELIPGHYLYKHVKGGDKRILPETNSGLLRKEKRQSVEEASVNKRIRQADTYESFSSNLQVFTSCDEEAIRHYRVTTKTLPSTFRLMQVQCLPAWANTSSITIGDVIERNALVAILSNYMVDIDWLVSACPNLRKIPHVLVVHGESDGSEDHFKKVKLANWVFHKPSLPIAYGTHHSKAMLLVYPKGVRVVVHTANLIHVDWNNKTQGLWMQDFPWKGNGQSLKKTMKSNLIAFGTNFQLPEFTAKLPTIGNVNINASFFKKFDYSSAMVRLIASVPGYHTASNLKKWGHMKLRSVLENCVFDKEFCKSPLVYQFSSLGSLDEKWISELAVSMSSGVSSDKSPLGIGKPLIIWPTVEDVRCSIEGYAAGNAIPSPQKNVEKAFLRKYWARWKANHVGRCHAMPHIKTYARYNAQNLAWFLLTSANLSKAAWGALQKNNSQLMIRSYELGVLFLPSSKANEKVFSCTDDHVLQQENSSSGYMTGGGSVRLATLCWKGNNPNESSKVIQLPVPYQLPPQPYDSSDEPWSWDRRYTKKDAYGQVWPRRVHLHVDQDG from the exons TATAGCAATTTTTGAAGGTGATAATGTCATTGGCCGTAGTAATCTCCTTGAGCCTGACAAGCGAGTCAGTCGGAAGCATATTACTTTGCAAGTTTCTGCTGACAGCTCCACCAAAATTGTTGTG GAAGGACCAAATCCAATAATTTTGAGATCTGAAGGTCAAAGAAAGAAGGTCTCTTTTCAAGAGACAGCCAGTCTTATTGATGGTGACATTATTGAGCTGATTCCTGGACATTATCTATACAAGCATGTAAAAGGTGGGGATAAACGTATATTGCCTGAAACAAATTCAGGTctcttaagaaaagaaaagaggcaAAGTGTTGAGGAGGCTTCAGTAAATAAAAGAATTCGACAAGCTGATACTTATGAATCTTTTTCAAGTAATTTGCAG GTATTTACATCATGTGATGAGGAGGCGATTCGACATTATAGAGTCACAACAAAGACACTACCTTCAACATTCCGGCTCATGCAAGTACAATGCCTTCCAGCATGGGCAAATACCTCATCAATTACCATTGGAGATGTCATAGAG CGGAATGCACTTGTTGCTATTCTTTCAAATTACATGGTGGACATAGATTGGTTGGTATCTG CATGCCCAAATTTGAGGAAGATCCCTCATGTCCTTGTTGTGCATGGTGAAAGTGATGGTTCAGAGGACCATTTTAAG AAGGTCAAACTTGCTAATTGGGTCTTTCATAAACCTTCACTTCCTATTGCATATGGAACACACCATTCAAAAGCTATGCTTCTTGTATATCCCAAAGGAGTGCGTGTTGTTGTGCACACTGCAAATTTGATCCATGTTGATTGGAATAACAAAACCCAGGGCTTATGGATGCAAGACTTCCCTTGGAAGGGCAACGGTCAGT ctttaaaaaaaacaatgaaaTCTAACTTGATTGCCTTTGGAACAAACTTTCAGTTGCCTGAATTTACTGCCAAGCTACCCACAATCGGAAATGTCAACATCAATGCTTCTTTCTTTAAGAAGTTCGACTATAGCAGCGCAATG GTTAGGTTAATTGCCTCAGTTCCTGGATATCATACAGCTTCCAATTTGAAGAAGTGGGGGCATATGAAGTTGCGGAGTGTTCTTGAAAACTGTGTATTTGACAAAGAATTTTGTAAATCCCCTCTTGTATATCAG TTTTCCTCCCTTGGTTCTCTGGATGAAAAATGGATATCTGAGCTGGCAGTCTCCATGTCATCAGGCGTTTCTAGTGATAAATCTCCACTGGGCATTGGAAAACCTCTCATAATCTGGCCAACGGTTGAGGATGTTAGATGCTCTATCGAG GGTTATGCAGCTGGCAATGCAATTCCAAGCCCGCAAAAGAATGTAGAGAAAGCTTTTCTCAGAAAATATTGGGCAAGGTGGAAAGCTAATCATGTAGGCCGCTG TCATGCAATGCCACACATAAAAACATATGCTCGGTACAATGCTCAAAATCTTGC ATGGTTTCTTCTTACTTCAGCAAATCTAAGCAAAGCTGCTTGGGGTGCATTACAGAAGAACAATTCTCAGCTTATGATACGTTCGTATGAG TTGGGAGTTCTGTTCTTGCCTTCTTCAAAGGCCAATGAGAAAGTTTTTTCTTGTACGGATGACCATGTACTGCAACAG GAGAATTCCAGCTCAGGTTATATGACTGGTGGAGGAAGCGTAAGGTTGGCAACCTTATGCTGGAAAGGAAACAATCCAAACGAATCCTCCAAAGTGATCCAGCTACCCGTTCCATATCAACTCCCACCTCAACCATACGACTCCTCAG ACGAGCCATGGTCGTGGGACAGGCGATATACAAAAAAGGATGCCTACGGGCAAGTATGGCCACGCCGTGTTCACCTGCATGTGGATCAAGATGGTTGA
- the LOC122029255 gene encoding probable ubiquitin-conjugating enzyme E2 24, whose product MDVLVIDSDSEIYSEISDSEDLDESESTYGGHAQIILSSLDESIDKIDDFLTFERGFVHGDVVCYITDPSGQLGRVVDVDMVVELETISGGLIKEINSKRLNRFRSFDIGDYVAHGPWIGRVEKVFDMVTVLFDGGEKNEILVRDSVDLVPLSPRLEDSPFQYYPGQRVKVKIPHDSKLPLWLCGFKENQEEGTVFQVEVGLMCVNWICSVIIGQNFLSSTPARFQSPNDLTLLSYFLHANWQIGDWCKLPFDYTQNLQESAEAKQPLQIAPIYSMEMQKKIEMRSQEIYLITKTKRKVDILWQNGEKSVGIDPQMLSPVNNICDHDFWPEQFVMEKLTPEDVCAPRIQRFGIVKSVDSYERTVKVEWIVPEVKQTVDCICGSTEEMVSSYELIEHPDFSYCIGDIVVRYISHVEMVSENLRDIQCKDLVARQSNYPGNNSLACEETLGQHTDDSHRDFFQSCLSCIGTVIGYKDGCVEVRWASGYVSKVPPYEIFGLDKISSPAMLSSNEESSSSTISKGTADQQKLLSNKTEMIFENEDCATKSLKSVKCLFPGAAVGFLTHAARNFFGFSGSDSQGVSSGEDYQCQLSNKELQFDLKKSQMEVLAQEAGPSEQNDELSIFPGEVRPMDFNKFDMVNDFSDHHFINGIGNGSMLSQAKRGWCKKVQQEWNILKKDLPDTIFVRVYEERMDLLRAVIVGAPGTPYHDGLFFFDIFFPPDYPHDPPAVHYKSCGLRLNPNLYESGKVCLSLLNTWTGTGSEVWNPENSTILQVLLSLQALVLNEKPYFNEAGYDEEIGKVGAEKNSITYNENAFLQSCKSMLYTLRRPPKHFKAFVEEHFAKRSHQILIACKAYLEGAEVGHAFDRETVSDEGRGSCSTGFKIMLAKLLPELISAFGEMGTDCTPFLNQGND is encoded by the exons ATGGATGTACTTGTCATAGACTCAGATAGTGAAATCTATTCCGAAATCAGTGACAGTGAAGACTTAGATGAAAGTGAATCAACATATGGGGGACACGCTCAGATTATCCTGTCGAGCCTCGATGAGAGTATCGATAAAATTGATGATTTCCTTACGTTTGAAAGAGGCTTTGTTCATGGTGATGTTGTCTGTTATATAACAGATCCCTCAGGGCAGTTGGGTCGGGTTGTGGATGTTGATATGGTTGTAGAATTGGAGACAATTTCTGGTGGATTGATCAAGGAAATAAACAGCAAAAGACTTAACAGGTTCAGATCATTTGATATTGGTGATTATGTAGCCCATGGTCCATGGATTGGAAGGGTTGAGAAAGTATTTGATATGGTTACTGTTCTCTTTGATGGCggggaaaagaatgaaattttagtCAGAGATTCTGTTGATTTGGTTCCTCTCTCTCCAAGACTTGAAGATTCACCATTTCAGTACTATCCAGGACAACGTGTAAAGGTCAAAATTCCACATGATTCAAAATTGCCATTGTGGTTGTGTGGTTTTAAGGAGAACCAAGAGGAAGGCACTGTCTTCCAAGTGGAAGTAGGACTAATGTGTGTTAATTGGATTTGTTCTGTCATTATTGGACAGAACTTTCTTTCATCAACTCCTGCTCGTTTCCAATCTCCGAATGATCTcactctcttatcatattttttgCATGCTAATTGGCAAATTGGGGATTGGTGTAAACTTCCATTTGATTATACCCAAAATCTTCAAGAGAGTGCAGAAGCTAAACAACCTCTGCAAATAGCACCAATATATTCCATGGAAATGCAGAAGAAAATCGAAATGAGAAGTCAAGAGATTTACTTGATCACaaaaacaaaaaggaaagttgACATCCTGTGGCAAAATGGAGAAAAATCTGTTGGTATAGATCCACAAATGTTGTCACCTGTAAACAATATATGTGATCATGATTTTTGGCCAGAACAGTTTGTGATGGAGAAGTTGACACCAGAAGATGTTTGTGCTCCAAGGATCCAAAGGTTTGGCATTGTAAAAAGTGTGGACTCATATGAGCGTACAGTTAAGGTAGAATGGATAGTACCTGAGGTTAAACAAACAGTTGATTGCATTTGTGGATCCACCGAAGAGATGGTGAGTTCTTATGAACTGATTGAACATCCAGATTTCTCATATTGCATTGGTGACATTGTGGTTAGATATATTTCTCATGTTGAGATGGTGAGTGAAAATCTTAGAGATATACAGTGCAAAGACCTGGTAGCTAGGCAAAGCAATTACCCAGGAAACAATTCTTTAGCATGTGAAGAAACTCTTGGACAGCACACCGATGATAGCCATAGAGATTTTTTTCAAAGTTGCTTATCATGCATAGGAACTGTTATTGGTTACAAAGATGGATGTGTTGAAGTGAGATGGGCTAGTGGTTATGTCTCCAAG GTTCCACCATATGAAATTTTTGGACTGGATAAGATTTCAAGTCCTGCAATGCTGTCGTCTAATGAGGAATCTTCTTCTTCAACTATCAGCAAGGGTACTGCTGATCAGCAGAAACTACTATCAAACAAGACCGAAATG ATTTTTGAGAATGAAGATTGTGCAACAAAGTCATTGAAATCTGTCAAGTGTTTGTTTCCTGGGGCGGCAGTTGGGTTTCTAACACATGCTGCCAGAAATTTCTTTGGCTTTTCGGGTTCAGATTCTCAGGGTGTCTCA AGCGGAGAAGACTATCAATGCCAACTTTCGAATAAAGAACTTCAATTTGACCTAAAAAAGAGTCAAATGGAAGTTCTGGCTCAAGAAGCAGGACCATCCGAACAGAATGACGAACTAAGTATTTTTCCTGGAGAAGTTAGACCAATGGACTTCAACAAATTTGATATGGTCAATGATTTCTCTGATCATCATTTTATCAATGGAATTGGCAATGGTTCAATGCTGTCCCAG GCTAAAAGAGGCTGGTGCAAGAAAGTACAGCAAGAATGGAATATCCTCAAAAAGGATTTGCCAG ATACCATCTTCGTTAGGGTTTATGAGGAAAGAATGGATCTTTTGAGAGCAGTCATTGTTGGAGCCCCTGGAACTCCATATCACGATGGACTATTCTTCTTTGATATTTTCTTTCCTCCAGATTATCCTCATGACCCCCCT GCTGTTCACTATAAGTCCTGTGGCTTGAGGTTAAACCCCAACCTGTATGAATCAGGAAAGGTTTGTCTGAGCCTTCTGAATACATGGACGGGTACAGGTTCCGAAGTGTGGAATCCTGAAAACTCCACCATTCTTCAAGTTCTGCTATCCCTTCAGGCCCTCGTCCTGAATGAGAAACCATATTTCAACGAGGCCGGATACGATGAAGAGATTGGAAAAGTCGGGGCCGAGAAAAACTCAATCACATACAACGAGAACGCATTCCTGCAGTCGTGCAAGTCGATGCTATACACGCTGCGCAGGCCACCTAAG CATTTCAAAGCATTTGTAGAAGAGCACTTTGCTAAAAGATCACATCAAATCCTTATTGCTTGCAAGGCATATCTAGAAGGCGCGGAGGTTGGACATGCTTTCGATCGGGAAACGGTGTCCGATGAAGGCCGCGGAAGTTGCTCCACTGGGTTTAAGATCATGCTTGCTAAACTTCTCCCAGAACTCATATCCGCCTTCGGTGAAATGGGGACCGATTGCACTCCCTTCCTCAACCAAGGGAATGACTGA
- the LOC122029273 gene encoding uncharacterized protein LOC122029273, protein MSRIRNVAVASALLAFAGAGLAFPFFFVKSKNRPIIDHSKPLPPQANFRGPYINTGSRDIGPDNSTYVKK, encoded by the exons ATGTCTCGGATACGTAATGTGGCAGTTGCAAGTGCTCTGTTGGCGTTTGCTGGAGCTGGCCTAGCATTTCCTTTCTTCTTTGT GAAATCGAAGAATAGACCCATAATTGACCACTCAAAGCCGCTGCCACCTCAGGCTAACTTCCGAGGACCATATATAAATACTGGCTCTCGTGACATCGGGCCCGACAATTCTACATATGTCAAAAAATGA